The nucleotide window ctcaaccaagaataataaaaacctaaccctccccaaaggcctgcctaaaaaaccaggtcttcaaggcctggcggaagttAACAATTAACAATTTACACAGTCCAATCCTTGCTCAAGCGTCCCTGACAGagtctctcacatttttaggcaCTCCAAATTATATACTCAGATACCGTGTATTCAAGATAAGTTTGACAGTTGATAATTGTCACAaattttccccactttttattttatttttaaaaatcctctcgAATGAACAAATCATTTAACTCTTAGATGTTTCCACTCTCTCAATTTGCTGGGGCTGCAATCATTTAGCTCCAAATATTAAGATTAGAAAATGTATTTCTCAAAATAGAAAGAAAGGTTATGGGTGTGAGCCACCCCAGGTTAGACCATATTTAACATAATTAAATGAGATAATTTTTATTTTGGTGAAATccacaaaaacacatagaaataaaaaaatgcatattttaggaggacacacatataaaacatttattttaggaTTTAATGTGGGTACACTTTAGAAAATGCACACATGGGGAAACGCATACAATCAAATGTGTTTCTTTTTGTGCATTTTCCAAAAAAGCaattactgaaaataatatagAACATATTTTTGATTGAACATGTGAGAATGACAGAGTGATGTATACATCCCTAAGCACAGCAGGAAGTTTAAGACAAGAGACCTCTGgcaaatacaaatataataattaaataatcatTAAAACAAGTATCTGAATGAATCAAATGGATGAAGAAGTGAATTCAAAGCAATGTTTTCCACCATAAGAGTTACACCCTTTTTGCAGCATGAGTACCTGGAATAACTGAAATACAAAACATTATTGTAATGGATTCTTGTAAGCAAAGTTTTTTACCTGACAATAATCACAATTACCATTCTAGGAGAAGACATCATCATCCATGTTGAAAGTCCCCATATTTCCCTGAGAACTATTCCCATGATGAAGGAATGCAAGGGAAGAAATATTAGAGGAAACACAAAAAGAAATTGCAGAACACTGAATTCATCTTATGCAACTTAGCACTTTGAGGAATAAAATGTAttaatgttctttctttctttctcagtaTAATATATAAGTTGTTTCTGGGAGGCAACATCTGCCTCCCagaaagaagatcagcacagtgGGAAAGTCAGCCCAGTTCCATCCATCATCCACCAACCAGTGGATTCATGGTTGCTGTATTGTGTGGATACTCAGCCTGTTGTAGCATATTTTGAGAATCACTCAACTGAACAGTGGGGTATAACCTTCAAAATAAATAGATACATATATGATTGATACCCAGGCCATATAGTCTGAGAAAGAAAATTGTGAATGTTGTAGCTAAGCTGAAGGAATGCAAGAAGACCAATTTGTGATATAAGTGGAATTTTGAATCTACATACCTATGGATGTTGTAAATGACCCTGAAGAGTGCCTCAAATACAACAACTTTGACAAAGCATTTTTTATAtctttgtttctcatgctgtAGATTATTGGATTGAACATGGGTGGGAATATAGCATACATCACAGTTAATACAAAGTCCAGATAAGATGGAGTGTTAGAGGGAGGCCTGAGGTAAGCAAGACATATAGTGAAACAAAATACGGAGAAGACCATGACGTGGGGTAGACAAGTTGAGAAGACCTTTTTCCTTCCCTGAATGGAAGGGATCTTCAGGACAGCACTGAAGATGTGGACATAAGTGACAACAACGTACACAAAGCAGCAGAACACAAGCATAACACTAATGATAATAGCTCCAATTTCTATTAGGTATACGTTAGAGCAGGCAAGTGTAAGTAACTGTGGGATCTCACAGAAGAACTGATTGATTACATTGGAGCAGAAAGGGCATACAAAAGTTCCAATAGTATGCAGTAATGCATAAAGAAAGGCAGC belongs to Rhineura floridana isolate rRhiFlo1 chromosome 11, rRhiFlo1.hap2, whole genome shotgun sequence and includes:
- the LOC133367781 gene encoding olfactory receptor 14A16-like, with translation MNRKELFEGSYKAETISVMNEHLDNKSYVSVFLLLELSAIRELQILHFFLFLGLYLLIVSGNLLIIVAVAFDRRLHTPMYFFLINLAIQDIGAVSVTLPKSMVNSLMNTRQISYAGCVVQVFGYLFFAVSDIFLLTVMGYDRYVAICNPLRYEMVMNRTACTKNIAVVWVAAFLYALLHTIGTFVCPFCSNVINQFFCEIPQLLTLACSNVYLIEIGAIIISVMLVFCCFVYVVVTYVHIFSAVLKIPSIQGRKKVFSTCLPHVMVFSVFCFTICLAYLRPPSNTPSYLDFVLTVMYAIFPPMFNPIIYSMRNKDIKNALSKLLYLRHSSGSFTTSIGM